One genomic segment of Prosthecobacter fusiformis includes these proteins:
- a CDS encoding type II toxin-antitoxin system VapB family antitoxin, whose protein sequence is MRTTLLLDEELIAKAGRLTGITEKTKLVHMGLEALITRESSRRLAALGGSMPELSVPPRTRPTEERLDLAHLTFKAAEDPKPYGTR, encoded by the coding sequence ATGAGAACAACCCTACTTCTAGATGAAGAACTCATCGCCAAAGCCGGAAGGCTGACCGGCATCACTGAAAAAACCAAACTCGTGCATATGGGACTCGAAGCACTCATCACCCGTGAATCTTCCCGGCGTCTGGCCGCCCTGGGGGGCTCCATGCCTGAACTTAGCGTTCCGCCCCGGACCCGTCCGACGGAGGAGCGCCTGGATCTCGCTCATCTGACCTTCAAGGCCGCTGAAGACCCCAAGCCGTATGGTACTCGCTGA
- a CDS encoding type II toxin-antitoxin system VapC family toxin yields MVLADTNVWVYFLNGKNNDPKLGQMLWAGEIVTHWNVIGELAAESVANRAQFLTDLRELERVEPATESEALVLIENRKLYGRGIGWNDIQLLASCLIHQVPLWTHDRRLHEAAVELGCAWKE; encoded by the coding sequence ATGGTACTCGCTGATACCAACGTCTGGGTTTATTTCCTGAATGGAAAGAACAACGACCCAAAGCTGGGGCAGATGCTGTGGGCAGGAGAAATCGTCACCCACTGGAACGTCATAGGCGAGCTGGCAGCAGAGAGTGTGGCCAATCGCGCCCAGTTTCTGACTGATCTGCGGGAGCTGGAGCGTGTGGAGCCGGCTACGGAGAGTGAGGCTCTGGTGCTCATTGAAAATCGTAAGCTCTACGGGCGTGGCATCGGCTGGAATGATATCCAGCTCCTGGCGAGCTGTTTGATCCATCAGGTGCCGCTGTGGACTCATGACCGGCGTTTGCATGAAGCGGCCGTGGAGCTGGGATGCGCGTGGAAGGAGTGA
- the plsY gene encoding glycerol-3-phosphate 1-O-acyltransferase PlsY, whose amino-acid sequence MAILISAIVGYISGAMPFGYWAGKLKGMDIRQHGSGNIGATNVIRVLGKGIGIPVFILDALKGWLPAWLAGYFLAKNGAAQEIVSAGAVVAGLAAVLGHMFTFWLGFKGGKGVATTAGVLLGIAPLAMLGGLVVWLVFFFMTRYVSLASMMAGVGVVATMVALMLRDQRWDFVMLGFGVLIMLLVILRHRANIGRIFAGTEPKAGRKK is encoded by the coding sequence GTGGCAATTTTGATCTCCGCAATCGTCGGCTACATCAGTGGCGCGATGCCGTTTGGCTATTGGGCAGGCAAGCTCAAGGGCATGGATATTCGGCAGCATGGAAGCGGTAACATCGGGGCGACAAACGTCATCCGGGTGCTGGGGAAGGGGATTGGCATTCCAGTTTTTATCCTGGATGCGCTGAAGGGCTGGCTGCCTGCCTGGCTGGCGGGGTATTTTTTGGCGAAAAACGGGGCTGCGCAGGAGATCGTCTCTGCCGGGGCAGTTGTGGCGGGCCTGGCTGCGGTGCTGGGGCACATGTTTACCTTTTGGCTGGGTTTTAAAGGCGGAAAAGGCGTGGCGACGACGGCTGGTGTGCTGCTGGGGATTGCCCCGCTGGCGATGCTAGGCGGGCTGGTGGTGTGGCTGGTGTTTTTCTTCATGACACGTTACGTGTCCCTGGCCTCGATGATGGCCGGGGTGGGCGTGGTGGCCACAATGGTGGCGCTCATGCTGCGAGATCAGCGCTGGGATTTTGTCATGCTCGGTTTCGGGGTGCTGATCATGCTGCTGGTCATCCTTCGGCACCGGGCGAACATTGGCCGTATCTTTGCGGGGACTGAGCCTAAGGCAGGGCGTAAAAAATAA
- a CDS encoding uracil-DNA glycosylase gives MSQQAEAAGLLKHYLEQRQVAGQTHVGLRPGMVDRLLHRRGLGPQTKAAAEMPRPVRAAPPAGESVAAPASLLRETLAAPASVKPAPAAVTSAPTKVRLEPTVIEVPGATKAEKLAALAQMAEHSPEARALGTLRETMVFAVGSPEAEIMFIGEAPGSEEERQQEPFVGPAGQKLTGIIKAMGLDRSEVYISNICKFRPAMENQGYSNRPPTTVEMKTCLPYIFTEIAIIQPKILVALGKTAAEGLGLSGPVSKLRGQFYQVQGLPAMVTFHPSYILREEKLAGGGMVAKRQVWEDMLQVMEKAGLPISEKQRSYFKK, from the coding sequence ATGTCTCAACAAGCTGAAGCTGCCGGACTCCTGAAACACTACCTGGAACAGCGCCAGGTGGCGGGGCAGACGCATGTGGGGCTGAGGCCCGGGATGGTGGACCGGCTGTTGCATCGGCGTGGCCTCGGGCCACAGACCAAGGCTGCGGCGGAGATGCCCCGGCCTGTGCGTGCGGCACCACCTGCTGGCGAAAGTGTGGCTGCTCCGGCCTCATTGCTACGCGAAACCTTGGCGGCTCCAGCTTCCGTGAAACCTGCCCCTGCTGCGGTGACGAGTGCCCCGACAAAAGTGCGCTTGGAGCCGACAGTGATCGAAGTGCCCGGCGCCACCAAGGCAGAAAAGCTGGCTGCGCTGGCGCAAATGGCGGAACATTCGCCTGAGGCGCGTGCTCTGGGTACCCTGCGGGAGACGATGGTCTTTGCGGTGGGCAGTCCAGAGGCAGAGATCATGTTCATCGGTGAAGCGCCGGGGTCTGAGGAAGAGCGCCAGCAGGAGCCCTTCGTGGGGCCAGCGGGTCAAAAGCTGACGGGCATCATCAAGGCCATGGGTCTGGACCGGAGCGAGGTTTACATCAGTAACATCTGTAAATTCCGTCCGGCAATGGAGAACCAGGGTTACTCCAACCGGCCGCCGACAACGGTGGAAATGAAGACCTGTCTGCCGTACATATTTACGGAGATCGCCATCATCCAGCCGAAGATCCTGGTGGCGCTGGGCAAGACGGCGGCGGAAGGCCTGGGACTGAGTGGTCCGGTGAGCAAGCTGCGCGGCCAGTTTTACCAAGTGCAGGGACTGCCTGCCATGGTGACCTTTCACCCCAGCTACATCCTGCGGGAAGAAAAACTGGCTGGTGGCGGCATGGTGGCCAAGCGTCAAGTCTGGGAAGACATGCTGCAAGTGATGGAAAAGGCCGGGCTGCCGATCAGTGAGAAGCAGCGTTCGTATTTTAAGAAGTAG
- a CDS encoding glutamine--tRNA ligase/YqeY domain fusion protein has protein sequence MSDANAAAPASLDFIREMIAADVEAQRNDGWVITRFPPEPNGYLHIGHAKSICLNFGLSLENAPKARCHLRFDDTNPTKEEVEYVDSIQEDVKWLGFDWGDHLFYASDYFEKLYGFAVQLIEKGLAYVDDQTPEEMRATRGTLTSPGTASPFRDRSAAENLDLFARMRAGEFAEGSRVLRAKIDMASPNMNMRDPAIYRILKAHHHRTGDAWCIYPMYDYAHPLSDALEGITHSLCTLEFEHHRPLYEWLIANVSGLPGQPYQREFARLNLTNTVMSKRKLLRLVKEGLVNGWDDPRMPTISGIRRRGYTPAAVRTFCKTIGLTKYPSLTELTLLEHCVREDLNKHAQRVYGVLRPIKVVLTNYPEGQVEHVELVNNPENEADGKRQVPLSRELYIDADDFMETPIQGFHRLVPGGEVRLKYAFCIICQEVIKDDAGNIIELRCTYDDATRHGVKPVGRPKVKGTIHWVSAAHALDVEVRLYDKLFTQEQPEEAAGEDGDFTQLINPQSLEVITAKIEPSVADAKPGSHFQFERVGYFYADPKDSQPGKPVFNRTVALKDGFVKK, from the coding sequence ATGTCCGACGCCAACGCTGCTGCCCCTGCCTCCCTGGATTTCATCCGCGAAATGATCGCTGCCGATGTGGAGGCGCAGCGCAATGATGGCTGGGTGATCACGCGGTTTCCGCCAGAGCCGAACGGCTATCTGCACATCGGCCATGCCAAGAGCATCTGCCTAAACTTCGGCCTCAGCCTTGAAAACGCACCCAAGGCCCGCTGCCATCTGCGCTTTGATGACACGAACCCGACGAAGGAAGAGGTGGAGTATGTGGATAGCATCCAGGAGGATGTGAAGTGGCTGGGCTTTGACTGGGGCGACCATCTTTTTTATGCCAGCGACTACTTTGAAAAGCTCTATGGCTTCGCCGTCCAGCTCATCGAAAAAGGCCTGGCCTATGTGGATGACCAGACGCCAGAAGAGATGCGCGCCACCCGTGGCACGTTGACCAGTCCCGGCACGGCCAGCCCGTTCCGTGATCGCAGTGCTGCGGAAAATCTGGACCTGTTTGCGCGCATGCGTGCGGGTGAATTTGCCGAAGGTAGCCGCGTCCTGAGGGCCAAAATTGACATGGCCTCGCCGAACATGAACATGCGGGATCCAGCCATCTACCGCATCCTCAAGGCCCATCATCACCGCACGGGCGATGCCTGGTGCATCTACCCGATGTATGACTACGCACACCCGCTCAGTGATGCACTGGAAGGCATCACGCACAGCCTTTGCACGCTGGAGTTTGAGCATCACCGTCCCCTTTATGAATGGCTGATCGCCAATGTCAGCGGCCTGCCGGGCCAGCCTTATCAGCGCGAATTTGCCCGCCTGAACCTGACGAATACGGTGATGAGCAAGCGCAAGCTACTGCGTCTGGTGAAGGAAGGTCTGGTCAATGGTTGGGATGATCCCCGCATGCCCACCATCAGCGGCATTCGCCGTCGTGGTTATACTCCGGCGGCTGTGCGGACCTTCTGCAAAACGATTGGCCTAACCAAGTATCCATCTTTGACCGAACTCACCCTGCTGGAGCATTGCGTGCGTGAAGACCTGAATAAGCATGCCCAGCGCGTCTATGGCGTCCTGCGGCCTATCAAGGTTGTCCTGACCAATTACCCCGAAGGCCAGGTGGAGCATGTGGAGCTGGTGAATAATCCGGAAAACGAGGCCGATGGCAAACGCCAGGTCCCGCTCAGCCGCGAGCTTTACATTGATGCCGATGACTTCATGGAAACCCCGATCCAGGGTTTTCACCGGCTCGTCCCCGGCGGCGAAGTGCGTCTGAAATACGCCTTCTGCATCATCTGCCAGGAGGTCATCAAGGATGACGCGGGCAACATCATTGAACTGCGTTGCACTTACGATGACGCGACGCGTCACGGTGTGAAACCTGTGGGTAGGCCAAAAGTGAAAGGCACGATCCACTGGGTCAGCGCTGCCCATGCTCTGGATGTGGAAGTACGCCTCTATGACAAGCTCTTCACGCAGGAGCAGCCGGAAGAGGCCGCAGGTGAAGACGGTGACTTTACGCAGCTCATCAATCCCCAGTCTCTGGAAGTGATCACGGCGAAGATCGAGCCCTCCGTGGCCGATGCCAAGCCTGGCTCACACTTCCAGTTTGAACGCGTCGGTTATTTCTATGCCGACCCAAAAGACAGCCAGCCCGGCAAACCTGTGTTTAACCGCACTGTGGCGCTGAAAGATGGGTTTGTGAAAAAGTGA
- a CDS encoding dihydroxyacetone kinase subunit DhaK, producing the protein MSKNTAKKIINDPLKCADELFEGLVLAYDGKARRVGKRSIVMNDLRPDAPALLIGGGAGHEPIYHGLVGKGMGDGAAVGDIFAAPPPDIVLEATQAVNRGKGVLYLYGNYAGDIMNFDIGAEDAEDAGITVKTVIINDDVCSAPPNEKHKRRGVGGLVPIVKLAGAAATQVETLDELARIAQKAVDATRTVGVSTKPGSIPATGAPTFELADDVIGLGMGIHGEKGVGLIPMCTADELAVKMLDLLFGDDLPLSEGDEIVFFVNSLGSTHMMELLIMLRAARPILDARGIKIHQTIVDSIVTCQEMAGVSFSITKLDAELKALWDLPCESVGYTKL; encoded by the coding sequence ATGAGCAAAAACACCGCGAAGAAGATCATCAACGATCCCCTGAAATGTGCCGACGAACTCTTCGAGGGCCTCGTGCTGGCTTATGACGGCAAAGCCCGGCGTGTGGGCAAGCGCTCCATCGTCATGAACGATCTGCGCCCGGATGCCCCTGCCCTGCTGATTGGTGGCGGTGCAGGTCACGAACCGATTTATCATGGCCTCGTCGGCAAAGGCATGGGTGATGGCGCGGCTGTGGGTGACATTTTCGCAGCCCCCCCGCCGGACATCGTCCTGGAGGCCACGCAGGCGGTGAACCGTGGCAAAGGCGTGCTCTATCTTTATGGCAACTATGCCGGGGACATCATGAACTTCGACATCGGTGCGGAGGACGCCGAGGACGCAGGCATCACGGTAAAGACCGTCATTATCAATGACGACGTTTGCTCCGCCCCGCCGAATGAAAAACATAAGCGCCGTGGCGTCGGCGGCCTGGTGCCCATCGTCAAGCTGGCCGGTGCCGCCGCCACGCAGGTGGAGACTTTGGATGAACTGGCCCGCATCGCCCAGAAGGCCGTGGACGCAACACGCACGGTCGGCGTTTCCACCAAACCCGGCTCCATCCCGGCGACAGGTGCCCCTACCTTTGAACTGGCGGATGACGTCATCGGCCTGGGCATGGGCATTCACGGTGAAAAAGGCGTGGGCCTCATCCCCATGTGCACGGCAGATGAACTGGCCGTCAAGATGCTGGATCTCCTTTTCGGCGATGACCTGCCACTGAGTGAAGGAGATGAGATCGTCTTCTTCGTCAACAGCCTGGGCAGCACGCATATGATGGAGCTGCTGATCATGCTCCGTGCCGCCCGGCCTATCCTGGATGCCCGTGGCATCAAAATACATCAGACCATCGTGGACAGCATCGTCACCTGCCAGGAAATGGCCGGCGTGAGCTTCAGCATCACCAAGCTGGATGCCGAGCTGAAAGCTCTCTGGGACCTGCCTTGCGAAAGCGTGGGGTATACGAAGCTGTAA
- a CDS encoding YraN family protein — protein sequence MKSLPEDPPRQGGLWQPFLRLPGIRRRLLPWLRRRSLGWHVRLRSPYQPILFGHRLTYAEVGIAGEILAAKWLRRRGRKILQRNHDSLFGGELDIVARHGQVLTFVEVKTRSHTSLGRPADAVNAEKRRLLQRGALAWLRLLKNPKVAYRFDIVEVVLTPGQVPAINVIENAFTMPDAVLAGR from the coding sequence ATGAAATCACTGCCGGAGGATCCCCCACGCCAGGGTGGTCTCTGGCAGCCTTTTCTACGCCTGCCCGGCATTCGGCGGCGCCTGCTGCCGTGGTTGCGTCGGCGGTCCCTGGGCTGGCATGTCAGGCTGCGATCTCCCTACCAGCCCATTCTTTTCGGCCATCGCCTGACGTATGCGGAAGTGGGCATCGCAGGAGAAATCCTGGCTGCCAAATGGCTGCGCAGGCGCGGGCGCAAGATCCTGCAACGCAACCACGACAGTCTCTTCGGTGGGGAACTGGACATCGTGGCCCGGCACGGTCAGGTGCTGACTTTTGTGGAGGTGAAAACCCGCTCGCACACCAGCCTTGGACGCCCGGCAGATGCGGTGAATGCGGAAAAACGCCGCCTGCTCCAACGAGGTGCCCTGGCCTGGCTGCGGCTGCTGAAAAACCCCAAGGTGGCCTACCGATTCGACATCGTGGAGGTCGTCCTCACCCCTGGGCAGGTGCCGGCAATCAACGTCATCGAAAACGCCTTCACGATGCCGGATGCGGTGCTGGCCGGGAGATGA
- the surE gene encoding 5'/3'-nucleotidase SurE yields MHFLLTNDDGIDAPGLKALAEAVAAVPGARVSIVAPADEQSMCGHCVTTRKPLVVEPRGEGRWAVRGPSADSVRIALFGLDLKPDWVLSGVNAGGNLGQDIVISGTVAAAREAAYHGIPAMAFSHYLVKGVAMDWPRIASWVTEIMARLSGELLHDGEYWNVNFPHHAPGLLPMPEMVRCIPERMPLDVNYEMTAEGQYQYTAQYSKRPRIPGSDVDECFGGKITVSRLKV; encoded by the coding sequence ATGCATTTCCTCCTGACCAATGATGACGGCATCGACGCACCCGGCCTTAAGGCACTGGCTGAAGCGGTCGCCGCAGTGCCCGGCGCGCGTGTTTCCATCGTCGCCCCGGCTGATGAGCAGTCCATGTGCGGGCATTGTGTGACCACGCGAAAGCCCCTGGTGGTGGAGCCACGGGGAGAAGGGCGCTGGGCTGTGCGCGGCCCTTCGGCAGACAGCGTACGCATCGCCCTATTCGGGCTGGATTTGAAGCCAGACTGGGTACTTTCAGGAGTGAATGCCGGGGGAAATCTGGGGCAGGACATCGTTATTTCTGGCACTGTCGCAGCGGCACGGGAGGCCGCCTATCACGGAATCCCGGCGATGGCTTTTTCCCATTATTTGGTCAAAGGAGTGGCGATGGACTGGCCGCGCATCGCCAGTTGGGTCACGGAGATCATGGCGCGGTTATCCGGAGAGCTTTTGCATGATGGCGAGTATTGGAACGTGAACTTTCCCCACCACGCCCCCGGGCTCCTGCCGATGCCTGAAATGGTCCGCTGCATCCCTGAGCGGATGCCGTTGGATGTGAATTACGAAATGACCGCAGAAGGCCAGTATCAATACACGGCGCAGTATTCCAAGAGGCCACGCATCCCCGGCTCCGATGTGGATGAATGCTTCGGCGGCAAAATCACAGTCTCCCGTTTGAAAGTATGA